One genomic segment of Methanothermococcus okinawensis IH1 includes these proteins:
- a CDS encoding hydroxymethylglutaryl-CoA synthase, whose translation MKVGIVGYGSYIPKYRIKVEEIARVWGKNPESIKNGLVVNEKSVPSPDEDTATISVEAARNALKRADINPQDIGAVYVGSESHPYAVNPTASTVAEAIGATPDLTAADLEFACKAGTAGIQMCMGLVGSSIIKYGMAIGADTAQGAPGDALEYTAAAGGAAYIIGNNKDELVAEINSTYSFTTDTPDFWRREGESYPRHGGRFTGEPAYFKHVLSAAKGMMERMETTPKDYDYCVFHQPNGKFYLKAAKALGFTNEQYKYGLLTPYLGNTYSGAVPLGLSNVLDHAKEGDRILAVSYGSGAGSDAFDITVMDRIEEVKDRAPKTMNLLNRKKYVDYAVYLKYRGGIKI comes from the coding sequence ATGAAAGTTGGTATTGTGGGCTACGGTAGTTATATTCCTAAATACAGAATAAAAGTAGAGGAAATAGCAAGAGTTTGGGGAAAAAATCCCGAATCTATAAAGAATGGATTGGTAGTTAATGAAAAAAGCGTGCCATCACCAGATGAGGATACTGCAACAATATCTGTTGAAGCAGCCAGAAATGCCTTAAAAAGAGCAGATATTAATCCACAAGATATTGGGGCAGTTTATGTGGGTAGTGAAAGTCATCCGTATGCCGTAAATCCTACCGCTTCAACCGTAGCAGAGGCTATTGGTGCTACACCAGATTTAACAGCAGCAGATTTGGAATTTGCATGTAAGGCAGGAACTGCTGGAATCCAAATGTGCATGGGTCTTGTTGGTAGTAGTATTATAAAATACGGCATGGCAATTGGTGCAGATACTGCTCAGGGAGCTCCGGGTGATGCACTTGAATACACCGCAGCAGCAGGTGGGGCAGCATACATAATTGGAAACAATAAGGATGAATTAGTTGCAGAAATAAACAGCACATATTCCTTTACAACGGATACCCCAGACTTTTGGAGAAGAGAAGGGGAATCCTATCCAAGACACGGCGGAAGATTTACAGGAGAACCTGCATATTTCAAACATGTGTTAAGTGCTGCCAAAGGAATGATGGAAAGAATGGAAACCACTCCAAAAGACTATGATTACTGTGTGTTCCACCAACCAAATGGAAAATTTTACTTAAAAGCAGCAAAAGCATTAGGATTCACAAATGAACAATATAAATACGGACTTTTAACACCTTATTTGGGAAATACTTATTCAGGTGCTGTTCCACTTGGGCTTTCAAATGTTTTGGACCATGCAAAAGAAGGGGATAGGATTTTGGCGGTATCCTATGGAAGTGGTGCAGGTAGTGATGCCTTTGATATAACTGTAATGGATAGAATTGAGGAAGTTAAAGATAGAGCTCCAAAAACTATGAATTTATTAAATAGAAAAAAATATGTGGATTATGCAGTTTATCTAAAATATAGGGGCGGAATTAAGATATAA
- a CDS encoding DUF2097 domain-containing protein: MKVVEMVINKEDELYNYIDNIDEGDYMEAYFGRCHMEGTVISKEDTFFRLDSDNELMGMVEFDLSSVVNDLIELVHTTPDKKVILKIM, encoded by the coding sequence ATGAAAGTTGTTGAAATGGTTATTAATAAAGAGGATGAATTATATAATTATATAGATAATATTGATGAAGGGGATTATATGGAGGCTTATTTTGGAAGATGCCATATGGAAGGCACAGTTATTAGTAAAGAGGATACATTTTTTAGATTGGATTCCGATAACGAATTAATGGGAATGGTAGAATTTGACCTATCAAGTGTTGTTAATGATTTAATAGAGCTCGTCCATACTACGCCAGATAAAAAAGTAATCTTAAAAATAATGTAA
- a CDS encoding thiolase domain-containing protein: MRDVAIIGYGQTKFGELWESSFREIIVEAGVKAINDANIDGDDIDAMYVGNMSGGIFVGQEHIASLIADYAGLNPIPCTRVEAACASGSLALRSAYLSVASGCHDVVLAGGVEKMTDVADATAAIATAADQEWESFFGATFPSLYAMMAKRYMYEYGLTLEQLSKWSVIAHDNGSKNPYAQFRFKTTLEQVMNASPVAEPLTLMHCSPVSDGAAALIICDADKAEEFAPKDEIIYIRASTQASDTIALHGRKDMTSLNAARVASEKAYKLAGAHADKMDVAEVHDCFAINGLILLEDLGFCKKGEAGKIVGDEEKTRIDYDDFVSVNPSGGLKAAGHALGATGIRQAGEIYWQLKQDKNCKGRQAPIKNGYGITANVGGSGGTVCVHILSDKRK; encoded by the coding sequence ATGAGAGATGTTGCAATAATTGGATATGGACAGACTAAATTTGGTGAGCTCTGGGAATCATCATTTAGGGAAATAATTGTTGAAGCAGGAGTTAAAGCCATAAATGATGCAAATATTGACGGTGATGACATAGACGCCATGTATGTTGGAAACATGAGCGGAGGTATTTTTGTAGGTCAAGAACATATTGCATCACTTATAGCGGATTATGCAGGATTAAATCCAATTCCATGCACAAGGGTAGAAGCGGCGTGTGCCTCTGGAAGCTTGGCTCTTAGAAGTGCCTATTTATCTGTTGCAAGTGGATGTCACGATGTTGTTTTAGCAGGTGGTGTAGAAAAAATGACCGATGTAGCAGATGCCACAGCAGCAATAGCCACAGCAGCAGACCAGGAGTGGGAATCATTCTTCGGAGCAACATTTCCATCACTCTATGCCATGATGGCAAAAAGATACATGTATGAATATGGACTTACACTTGAACAGCTATCAAAATGGAGTGTAATAGCCCATGACAATGGTTCAAAAAACCCCTATGCTCAGTTTAGATTTAAAACTACCCTTGAACAGGTTATGAATGCTTCACCAGTTGCAGAACCATTAACACTTATGCACTGCTCCCCTGTTTCTGACGGAGCTGCGGCACTTATTATATGCGATGCCGATAAGGCAGAAGAATTTGCACCAAAAGACGAGATAATATATATACGAGCATCTACTCAGGCATCTGACACAATAGCCCTTCATGGAAGAAAAGATATGACTTCACTCAATGCTGCAAGAGTTGCATCTGAAAAAGCATATAAATTGGCAGGAGCTCATGCCGATAAAATGGATGTTGCAGAAGTTCATGACTGCTTCGCAATTAATGGTTTAATACTATTGGAGGATTTGGGATTCTGCAAAAAAGGAGAAGCTGGAAAAATCGTTGGAGACGAAGAAAAGACAAGAATAGACTATGATGATTTTGTTAGTGTTAATCCGAGTGGTGGATTAAAAGCAGCAGGGCATGCTCTCGGTGCCACAGGTATAAGACAGGCTGGGGAAATATATTGGCAATTAAAACAGGACAAAAACTGTAAAGGTAGGCAGGCTCCAATTAAAAATGGATATGGTATAACGGCAAATGTCGGGGGAAGCGGTGGAACTGTATGCGTTCATATTCTCTCAGATAAAAGGAAATAA
- a CDS encoding helix-turn-helix domain-containing protein → MEKIKVHIIGDIVLSDDIGKSMKKWREMFNIPQIDVSRYLGLSPSVVSDYETGRRKNPGVNIVKRYVDALVELDKENGGHTIRALQKVLNPPSMKAILQIREYTSPISIKEFLNVIEGELVCCGNRKSNDKELEGILNNQIFGHTVVDSIKAILEMDGQDFLNLYGWTTERALIFTNVSSGRSPMVAIRVSSIKPRLVVLQGVSKLDKLALKIAEIEGIPLIITKLDINELLKRLKGILN, encoded by the coding sequence ATGGAAAAGATAAAAGTGCATATTATTGGAGATATTGTATTATCCGATGACATCGGAAAGAGCATGAAAAAATGGAGAGAAATGTTCAATATTCCACAGATAGATGTTTCAAGATATTTAGGTTTGTCTCCATCAGTTGTAAGCGATTATGAAACTGGTAGAAGAAAAAATCCCGGCGTGAATATAGTAAAAAGATATGTTGATGCATTGGTTGAACTTGATAAAGAAAACGGAGGCCACACAATAAGGGCTCTTCAAAAGGTTTTAAATCCGCCGTCAATGAAAGCTATCCTTCAAATAAGGGAGTATACATCACCAATATCAATAAAAGAATTCTTGAATGTTATCGAAGGGGAGCTCGTATGTTGTGGAAATCGAAAATCAAATGATAAAGAGTTGGAAGGTATATTGAATAACCAAATATTCGGTCATACTGTTGTAGATAGCATAAAGGCAATATTGGAGATGGATGGGCAGGATTTTCTAAATCTATATGGATGGACTACGGAAAGGGCATTAATATTCACCAATGTTTCATCTGGAAGAAGTCCAATGGTTGCCATAAGGGTGAGCTCTATAAAACCGAGATTGGTTGTTCTTCAAGGTGTATCCAAGTTGGATAAATTGGCACTAAAAATAGCAGAAATTGAAGGAATACCACTTATTATAACAAAACTTGATATTAATGAATTGTTAAAGAGATTAAAAGGAATCCTGAATTAA
- the thpR gene encoding RNA 2',3'-cyclic phosphodiesterase — translation MRCFLAIELNEDIKEKLKELSSHFKINGIKLVKMDNLHITVKFLGDIDEEMIEKIKNLDLSIKPVKSDIKHIGVFPNENYIRVIWVGVTNLIPIFKKIDEKLSELGFKKEKDYIPHITIGRVKFIKDKKLLKNKIDKYKHTELGTIEVKNIVLMKSELTREGPIYEVIKKW, via the coding sequence ATGAGATGCTTTTTAGCAATTGAATTAAATGAAGATATTAAAGAAAAACTTAAAGAACTATCATCTCATTTTAAAATTAACGGCATTAAATTGGTTAAAATGGATAATCTTCACATAACTGTTAAATTTTTGGGAGATATTGACGAAGAAATGATTGAGAAAATAAAAAATTTAGATTTATCCATTAAACCTGTTAAAAGTGATATAAAACATATTGGCGTTTTTCCAAATGAAAATTACATAAGGGTAATATGGGTAGGAGTTACTAATTTAATACCTATATTCAAAAAAATTGATGAAAAACTTTCAGAATTGGGATTTAAAAAAGAAAAGGACTATATCCCACATATAACTATTGGAAGGGTCAAATTTATCAAGGATAAAAAATTACTAAAAAATAAAATTGATAAGTATAAACATACGGAGCTCGGCACTATTGAGGTTAAAAATATCGTTTTGATGAAAAGTGAATTAACAAGAGAAGGTCCAATTTATGAAGTAATTAAAAAATGGTAA
- a CDS encoding DUF190 domain-containing protein yields the protein MKILNAKMLRIYLKETDKYKGMPLYRYILKILKENGIAGATILRGFCGYGIRGISEIEVLRLSMDLPVIVECIEYEEKLLKILPMLVEIIGENGLISIMDTNIVKKKEEDEDNDIMDKE from the coding sequence ATGAAAATACTAAATGCTAAAATGCTAAGGATATATTTAAAAGAGACTGATAAGTATAAAGGAATGCCATTATATCGGTATATATTAAAAATACTTAAAGAAAATGGTATTGCAGGAGCTACGATTTTGAGAGGTTTTTGTGGTTATGGTATAAGGGGCATATCTGAAATTGAAGTTTTAAGACTTTCCATGGATTTACCTGTAATAGTCGAATGTATAGAATATGAGGAAAAATTATTAAAAATATTGCCTATGTTGGTAGAAATAATAGGGGAAAACGGGTTAATAAGTATTATGGATACAAATATAGTAAAGAAAAAGGAAGAAGATGAAGATAACGATATAATGGATAAGGAATAA
- a CDS encoding Trm112 family protein, which produces MGWIKRYLHILQCPFCRGDLELIEENGNKKLICRRCKKTFKIVDNIPILLKDENE; this is translated from the coding sequence ATGGGCTGGATAAAAAGATACTTACATATCCTCCAATGCCCTTTTTGCAGGGGGGATTTAGAATTGATAGAAGAGAATGGAAATAAAAAATTAATTTGTAGAAGATGTAAAAAAACCTTTAAAATAGTGGATAACATACCAATATTATTAAAAGATGAAAATGAGTGA
- a CDS encoding DNA double-strand break repair nuclease NurA: MDFSYLLSKKNKIRKKIESIDRKFDSGKYWIPQNFENPSDCVFAGGDGSFNKLNYIDYCLYSIGAVSYINKVGEKIEKSISYWDTDIILPYKYVPDRLRLYMMNMELKTALWNFMNKDIDYYLFDGSIYSLLIQTHTYGTVIENNKNSSESSIVDYYNEYCNEIKDRIFENIGENRLIPTNDLNYKSNEERILFEQLEYIVLLTELLQNYDKKIIGVSKTSKMNLYFKEANIPDIAIFSKIKGTGYSKPLDLSDKKIKDINKNIYYTINHIKHFGYDIGKLYYQFVRLDGSSGMLNITSFSKLNNDFFSNLNEISVGGYPYILKKSHETVKIGDKDMELCAKLLGIYCKTDRDIIL; the protein is encoded by the coding sequence TTGGATTTTTCATATTTACTTAGCAAAAAAAATAAAATTCGTAAAAAAATAGAATCTATTGACAGAAAATTTGATAGTGGCAAATATTGGATACCACAAAACTTTGAAAATCCATCGGACTGTGTATTTGCTGGTGGAGATGGTAGTTTTAATAAATTAAATTATATCGATTATTGCCTGTATTCAATAGGCGCTGTTTCATATATAAATAAAGTCGGAGAAAAAATAGAAAAATCCATTTCATATTGGGACACGGATATAATCCTTCCATATAAGTATGTGCCAGATAGGCTTAGGCTTTATATGATGAATATGGAATTAAAAACTGCACTGTGGAATTTTATGAACAAGGATATTGACTATTATTTATTTGATGGCTCGATATACTCTCTTTTAATCCAAACTCACACCTACGGAACAGTGATTGAAAATAACAAAAATTCATCAGAATCATCTATTGTAGATTATTATAATGAATATTGTAATGAAATTAAAGATAGGATTTTTGAAAATATAGGGGAAAATAGGCTTATTCCAACAAATGATTTAAACTATAAAAGTAATGAAGAGAGAATACTATTTGAACAGCTTGAATACATAGTTCTTTTAACGGAGCTCCTACAAAATTATGATAAAAAAATAATAGGGGTATCAAAAACTTCAAAAATGAATTTATATTTTAAAGAGGCTAATATTCCAGACATAGCAATATTTTCAAAAATAAAAGGAACAGGTTATTCAAAACCATTAGATTTGTCTGATAAGAAAATAAAAGATATAAATAAGAATATTTACTATACTATAAATCATATAAAACATTTTGGATACGATATTGGTAAATTATACTATCAATTTGTAAGATTGGATGGGAGCTCAGGTATGTTGAATATTACTTCATTTTCAAAATTAAATAATGACTTCTTTTCAAATTTAAATGAAATATCTGTTGGCGGGTATCCATATATATTAAAAAAATCTCATGAAACTGTAAAGATAGGGGATAAAGATATGGAGCTCTGTGCTAAGTTGTTGGGAATATATTGTAAAACTGATAGAGATATAATACTTTAA
- a CDS encoding radical SAM protein, translating into MNLNGVNNFITINFNKFKMITDVELTKNGRNKNQLIIEINKNYETSIILDYDARLEDGILFLVDNNLKKINKNRLNSIESGILNLISINISQNLINKITKRKTYYISPPIPLIGHTAFGLIDRGTNIIQVRGLSGCNINCPFCSVDEGQYSKTRKNDYYVDLDYLVDEYKKIVEFKGNKHLEAHLDGQGEPSLYYPLPDLVQKLNEINSKGNGIVTMQSNGTKLSYKLIDELEEAGLHRINLSINALNEKMSRILSGSRDYNINHILDIAEYIKNSKIHLLIAPLLLPNINDEEFKKVIDYAVQLERKNPQNIINPITNKKNPIIGAQLCLTYQFGRRIKKMKVWNFKKFYELLKHYENEYKKNGIDVQLDTPLSKAFGNHRRKKLFSPFKLNEIVKAEVVLDGRVNNEVIGVAKDRVIQIINVNKNYEKIVGKIVKVRILRTKDNIFVGALV; encoded by the coding sequence ATCCATTATTTTGGATTATGATGCCAGATTGGAAGATGGTATTCTTTTTTTAGTAGATAACAATCTTAAAAAAATAAATAAAAATAGACTTAACTCTATTGAATCAGGTATCTTAAATCTAATATCGATAAATATATCTCAAAATTTGATAAATAAAATAACCAAAAGAAAAACATATTATATAAGTCCTCCAATTCCTTTGATAGGTCATACAGCATTTGGACTTATTGATAGGGGAACAAATATAATACAGGTAAGAGGGTTAAGTGGATGCAATATAAACTGTCCATTCTGTTCTGTTGATGAGGGACAATATTCAAAAACAAGAAAAAATGATTATTATGTTGATTTGGATTATTTAGTGGATGAATATAAAAAAATAGTTGAATTTAAAGGCAATAAACATTTAGAAGCTCATTTGGATGGTCAAGGAGAACCATCTTTATATTATCCACTGCCTGATTTAGTTCAGAAATTGAACGAAATTAATAGCAAAGGAAATGGTATTGTAACTATGCAATCAAATGGGACTAAACTATCTTATAAATTAATAGATGAATTAGAGGAAGCAGGACTACATAGAATAAACCTCTCTATAAACGCCTTAAATGAGAAAATGAGCAGAATTTTATCTGGCAGTAGGGATTATAATATCAATCACATATTGGATATTGCCGAGTATATAAAAAATTCAAAAATCCATCTCTTAATAGCACCTCTTCTTTTGCCCAATATCAACGATGAGGAATTTAAAAAGGTAATAGATTACGCCGTTCAATTGGAGAGAAAAAATCCACAGAATATAATAAATCCTATCACCAATAAAAAAAATCCAATTATCGGAGCTCAGCTATGTCTCACATATCAGTTTGGTAGAAGAATTAAAAAGATGAAGGTATGGAACTTTAAAAAATTCTATGAGTTATTGAAGCATTATGAAAATGAGTATAAAAAGAACGGCATTGATGTTCAATTGGATACACCATTATCTAAGGCTTTTGGAAATCATCGAAGAAAAAAACTTTTTAGTCCCTTTAAATTAAATGAAATTGTTAAGGCAGAGGTTGTTTTAGATGGAAGAGTAAATAATGAAGTAATTGGAGTTGCAAAAGATAGGGTTATCCAGATAATAAATGTTAATAAAAATTATGAAAAAATTGTTGGAAAAATCGTTAAAGTTAGAATATTAAGAACAAAAGACAATATATTTGTAGGAGCTCTGGTGTAA
- a CDS encoding cobalt-precorrin-8 methylmutase, with protein sequence MFMGATTKEGLNIAEKSRTIVKNKIRQVLGEDKLKSYSSEELTIMERVVHATADEEYAKLLIFKNNPIENGIEAIKNKKPVVVDVGMVKAGIRYNNLYNFINDKETYKMAEEEQITRAIASMRIAKKLIDGGVVVIGNAPTALFEVIRLINEEGIKPKLVIGAPVGFVKASESKEALRNTDVPSITTVGPKGGTPVAVSIANGIIALSKNKRA encoded by the coding sequence ATGTTTATGGGAGCTACAACAAAAGAAGGGCTTAATATTGCTGAAAAATCCAGAACAATAGTAAAAAATAAGATAAGACAAGTATTGGGGGAAGATAAGTTAAAAAGTTATTCCAGTGAAGAATTAACGATAATGGAAAGAGTTGTACATGCTACTGCTGATGAAGAATATGCAAAACTATTAATTTTTAAAAATAACCCGATAGAGAATGGAATAGAGGCTATTAAAAACAAAAAACCAGTAGTTGTGGATGTGGGCATGGTTAAGGCAGGTATTAGATATAACAATTTATATAATTTTATTAATGATAAAGAGACTTACAAAATGGCTGAGGAAGAGCAGATTACAAGGGCAATAGCATCCATGAGAATTGCAAAAAAGCTTATTGATGGTGGGGTTGTAGTAATAGGCAATGCACCTACTGCATTATTCGAAGTAATTAGGTTGATAAATGAAGAGGGCATAAAACCAAAACTTGTTATCGGAGCTCCGGTTGGTTTTGTAAAGGCTAGTGAGTCAAAAGAAGCTTTAAGAAATACGGATGTTCCATCCATAACCACAGTAGGACCAAAAGGTGGGACTCCCGTTGCAGTATCTATTGCTAATGGCATCATAGCATTAAGTAAAAATAAAAGGGCATAA
- the purB gene encoding adenylosuccinate lyase: MAVHPIDFRYGSKEMKEVWEEETKLQKMLEVEAAIARAQGELGIIPMEAAEEINRKASTKYVKLERAKEIERETRHDIVAMVKAFAEVCEGNAGEYIHFGATSNDIVDTSQSLQFKDAIFILLDKLKTLRDELTKKAEEHKYTVCIGRTHGQHAIPTTYGMKFALWASEIQRHIDRLKTCKERLCVSMITGAVGTMAALGKDGMKIHKRVGEILGLNPVLISNQVIQRDRHAEFMATLALIAQTLNKIGITVRSMQRTEIKELEEEFDASKQTGSSTMPHKRNPITFEQICGLSRVIKTNALAEFDNIPLWEERDLTNSSPERCLFPESCVLLDHILNLAIKGMRKLTVNIENVNRNLELTKGLIMAERVMITLAKKGMGRQTAHEVVRKCAMKAHDENRHLKEVLSKDENVMKYLTEEELDELFDYKTYIGLAPEIVDEVINTLKNK; encoded by the coding sequence ATGGCAGTGCATCCAATTGATTTTAGATATGGTTCAAAAGAAATGAAGGAAGTTTGGGAAGAAGAAACAAAACTTCAAAAAATGCTCGAAGTTGAGGCAGCTATTGCAAGAGCTCAGGGTGAGCTCGGTATAATTCCAATGGAAGCAGCGGAAGAAATAAACAGAAAGGCATCAACAAAATATGTGAAACTTGAAAGAGCAAAGGAAATTGAAAGAGAAACAAGACACGACATTGTGGCAATGGTAAAGGCTTTTGCAGAGGTATGCGAAGGAAATGCAGGTGAGTATATACATTTTGGTGCAACATCCAACGATATTGTTGATACATCCCAATCACTACAATTTAAAGATGCTATATTCATACTATTGGACAAATTAAAAACATTGAGAGATGAATTAACTAAAAAGGCTGAGGAACACAAATACACAGTATGTATTGGAAGAACCCATGGACAGCATGCTATTCCAACAACATACGGCATGAAGTTTGCACTTTGGGCTTCTGAAATTCAAAGACATATAGATAGATTAAAAACATGCAAAGAAAGGTTATGCGTTTCAATGATTACAGGAGCAGTAGGAACAATGGCAGCTCTTGGAAAGGACGGTATGAAAATCCACAAAAGAGTTGGGGAGATACTTGGATTAAACCCAGTTTTAATATCAAATCAAGTTATCCAAAGGGATAGACATGCTGAATTTATGGCTACCCTTGCTTTAATTGCCCAAACGCTTAACAAAATAGGTATTACAGTAAGAAGTATGCAAAGAACAGAAATAAAAGAACTTGAAGAAGAATTCGATGCATCAAAACAAACTGGTTCATCCACAATGCCACATAAAAGAAACCCCATCACATTTGAGCAGATTTGCGGGCTTTCCAGAGTAATCAAAACAAATGCTCTTGCTGAATTTGACAATATTCCATTATGGGAAGAGAGGGATTTAACAAACTCATCACCAGAAAGATGTTTATTCCCCGAGTCATGCGTTTTATTAGACCATATATTAAACCTTGCAATCAAAGGTATGAGAAAATTGACTGTAAATATTGAAAATGTAAATAGAAATCTTGAACTAACAAAAGGTCTTATAATGGCGGAAAGAGTAATGATTACCCTTGCTAAAAAAGGCATGGGAAGACAGACTGCTCATGAAGTTGTAAGAAAATGTGCAATGAAGGCTCATGACGAAAATAGACATTTAAAAGAAGTTTTAAGTAAAGATGAAAATGTGATGAAATATTTAACTGAGGAGGAGCTCGACGAATTATTTGACTATAAAACATATATTGGTCTTGCTCCTGAGATTGTTGATGAGGTAATTAACACATTAAAAAATAAATAA
- a CDS encoding DUF63 family protein: protein MDIKETFSEFVYKYYIEPIKLKSGYNIIQEITYGILLFVMVYLFYKVCKLLNIKINKKFALTTIFYIILIALMRALVDAGYIPHSYYTVTPGIVILVGLYYMSSIIISGILFKKDKYHISAIIMALIPTVYLLSIFINNMVHMNALFYVLGIVAIVYGIVIYPIEKIKILKNKLNFDTVDKYAIISQLTDASATAVGIGMYGYWEQHPIPRLFMGIFGPYIMIPLKLIVVIAVLYIINKEINNRDLRNILKITIMALGLAPGLRDLFRTIMGV from the coding sequence ATGGATATAAAAGAAACATTTTCAGAGTTTGTTTATAAATATTATATCGAGCCAATCAAACTGAAATCAGGATACAATATCATTCAAGAAATTACCTATGGAATATTATTGTTTGTAATGGTTTATTTGTTTTACAAGGTTTGTAAATTGCTTAATATAAAAATAAATAAAAAGTTTGCATTAACTACAATTTTTTATATTATATTAATAGCATTAATGAGAGCTCTGGTTGATGCAGGATATATCCCTCATTCATATTATACAGTAACTCCCGGCATTGTGATTTTGGTAGGTCTGTATTATATGAGCTCTATAATTATTTCAGGCATACTATTCAAAAAAGATAAATATCATATTTCCGCAATAATAATGGCATTAATACCAACAGTTTATTTATTAAGTATATTTATAAACAATATGGTGCATATGAATGCATTATTTTATGTGCTTGGTATTGTAGCTATTGTATATGGCATTGTAATATATCCTATTGAAAAAATAAAAATCTTGAAAAATAAATTGAATTTTGACACCGTAGATAAATATGCAATAATATCGCAATTAACAGATGCCTCAGCAACAGCCGTTGGTATCGGCATGTATGGGTATTGGGAACAGCACCCTATCCCAAGACTTTTTATGGGTATTTTTGGTCCATATATAATGATACCTTTAAAATTAATTGTTGTTATAGCAGTATTATATATCATAAACAAAGAAATAAATAATAGGGATTTAAGAAATATATTAAAAATAACCATAATGGCTTTGGGACTTGCCCCGGGGCTTAGAGATTTGTTTAGAACTATTATGGGAGTTTAA